The Pedobacter mucosus genome window below encodes:
- a CDS encoding SusC/RagA family TonB-linked outer membrane protein — translation MHNFTIIKKGFSLAIFGLLFSAAAYAQQTDTSQYSTDTTTVKVKQKKLVGQKITGIVVDGYTNKPIVGATLTVVDFSGALTDDKGRFNIVVPDFNATILITNTGYHTKLLPVHQGKLATIKIYQTNYTSLFTEVVLPSGTQNIARSTAAISSVNPQGGWTVNSETPDGFLQGKMAGVNAIRRSGTPGIGADIFVRGFTSLYGTNQPLYVVDGMIFDANAYGTSLTTGHRNNPLQFIDVRDIESVSLIKDAAAAAVYGTKAANGVMVITTNHANELATQIDFSAYSGFNFIPRQLPVMNGADFRSYLSDVLKSQGLSSSAIAALPYMNDDPNSVTNPTYQMYHQNTDWQKEVFKGTFDQNYYLKVSGGDNIAKYSLSAGYAKDKGVIDSTNNIRYSMRFNSDLNLTKKLTANTNLSFSYTEQSLKDQGISNRTNPIFLALVKAPFLAKNEISATGAVSPNLAEADTLGVSNPRALIEKGLNQKKAYRFFGNINFNYQFNKSFKLSNLTGLTYDKTQETLFIPRKGVTNEVLPTTIGDSKLGTQVIRYSSVFNDLRLAFDKTIAKNHRLHIALGSRYSQNESEQDFAIGYNSATDVLISIGNSNASLRTFGGDIGSWRSLNTYLTADYNYKDKYYVNFAIAGDVSSRFGRNSMSSSSNSGFYFLGSKAAILPALSGAWLISSEDFMKSLKTIDLLKFRMSYGLVGNDDIGNYNNRQYYVSQNLLGLQGLVRGNIANPNIQWEQVAKFNTGLDASLFSERLSLSLDYYIHTTSNMLTYLPISAIGGINSYIDNQAGMRTSGVDFALNGRILNKIFKWDLGINLGAYKNKINNLPNEILTSYANGTYITRVGEAANLFYGQRTNGVYATDAEAASAGLSVVNVAGVSVPFKGGDIRFTDTNGDKIINAADRVVIGDPNPDIFGSINNSFGYKNWTMDVLVSFVAGNDIYNYTRSMLESGSTYYNQTDIIRNRWRGEGQVTNVPKAAFGDPMGNAQFSDRWIEDGSYLRLRTVNLTYNVPVKTKAIKYAKIYATANNLFTLTNYLGYDPEFSASGSIFTQGVDTTLEPQFRSVQLGVRIGL, via the coding sequence ATGCATAATTTTACCATTATAAAAAAAGGATTTTCACTGGCCATATTTGGGCTCCTGTTTTCTGCTGCCGCTTATGCGCAACAAACAGATACCAGCCAATATAGTACAGATACCACAACGGTTAAAGTGAAACAGAAAAAACTTGTAGGCCAAAAAATTACCGGAATCGTTGTAGATGGCTATACAAACAAACCTATTGTTGGCGCAACACTTACGGTTGTCGATTTTTCTGGTGCATTAACGGATGATAAAGGAAGGTTCAATATTGTAGTTCCTGATTTTAATGCGACAATTTTAATTACCAATACAGGCTACCATACCAAACTATTACCAGTACACCAAGGTAAATTAGCAACAATAAAAATTTATCAAACCAATTATACTTCTCTTTTTACTGAAGTTGTTTTACCTTCAGGAACACAAAATATTGCCCGCTCAACGGCTGCAATAAGTTCGGTAAACCCACAAGGTGGATGGACTGTAAATTCAGAAACACCAGATGGTTTTTTACAAGGTAAAATGGCTGGGGTAAACGCGATAAGAAGATCGGGTACGCCAGGCATTGGAGCAGATATTTTTGTTAGGGGTTTTACCTCATTATATGGAACCAACCAACCGCTTTATGTGGTAGATGGGATGATTTTTGATGCAAATGCTTATGGCACCTCTTTAACAACAGGCCATAGAAATAACCCATTACAATTTATTGATGTTCGCGATATTGAAAGCGTTAGCCTAATAAAAGATGCCGCAGCAGCAGCCGTTTATGGAACAAAAGCTGCAAATGGCGTAATGGTCATTACCACTAACCATGCAAATGAATTGGCAACCCAAATAGATTTCTCTGCCTATAGCGGATTTAATTTTATTCCCCGCCAATTACCAGTAATGAATGGAGCCGATTTTAGATCTTACCTATCCGACGTTTTAAAAAGCCAGGGATTAAGCAGTAGTGCTATTGCAGCCCTACCTTATATGAATGATGATCCTAACTCGGTTACCAATCCTACTTATCAAATGTATCATCAAAATACAGATTGGCAGAAAGAAGTATTTAAAGGAACTTTTGATCAAAACTATTATTTAAAGGTTAGCGGAGGAGATAACATTGCAAAATATTCGCTATCTGCAGGCTATGCAAAAGATAAAGGTGTTATCGATTCTACAAATAACATTAGGTATTCAATGCGTTTTAACAGTGATTTAAACCTTACTAAAAAATTAACAGCCAATACAAACCTTTCCTTTAGTTATACAGAACAAAGCTTAAAAGATCAGGGCATATCAAACCGCACAAATCCAATTTTTTTAGCTTTGGTTAAAGCGCCTTTTTTAGCAAAGAATGAAATTAGTGCAACCGGAGCAGTTTCTCCAAACCTAGCAGAAGCCGATACTTTAGGGGTAAGTAACCCAAGGGCTTTGATAGAAAAAGGACTAAATCAAAAGAAAGCTTACCGCTTTTTTGGAAATATAAATTTCAATTATCAATTTAATAAAAGTTTTAAACTATCAAATTTAACTGGCCTTACTTATGATAAAACTCAGGAAACATTATTTATTCCACGCAAAGGCGTTACCAATGAAGTATTGCCGACTACCATTGGTGATAGTAAATTAGGCACTCAGGTAATTAGATATTCTAGTGTTTTTAATGATTTACGTCTTGCCTTTGATAAAACCATTGCTAAAAATCACCGACTGCATATCGCATTGGGCTCACGTTATTCGCAGAATGAAAGCGAGCAGGATTTTGCAATTGGTTATAATTCTGCAACTGATGTTTTAATCAGTATTGGAAACAGTAATGCTTCTCTCAGAACTTTTGGTGGCGATATTGGCAGCTGGCGCTCATTAAATACCTACTTAACAGCAGATTACAACTATAAAGATAAATACTATGTAAACTTTGCTATAGCTGGTGATGTTTCATCTCGCTTTGGTAGAAATTCAATGTCTTCATCAAGCAATAGTGGTTTTTATTTCTTAGGAAGCAAAGCGGCTATTTTGCCTGCTCTAAGTGGTGCATGGCTAATTTCTTCTGAAGATTTTATGAAAAGCCTAAAAACAATCGATCTTCTAAAATTTAGAATGAGCTATGGTTTAGTGGGTAATGATGATATTGGTAATTACAACAACAGGCAATACTATGTTTCTCAAAACTTGTTGGGTTTGCAAGGTTTAGTCCGCGGGAATATTGCCAATCCAAACATTCAATGGGAACAGGTTGCTAAATTTAATACCGGTTTAGATGCTTCCTTATTTAGTGAGCGTTTAAGTTTAAGCTTGGATTATTATATCCACACCACCAGCAATATGCTTACTTACCTACCCATTTCGGCAATTGGAGGTATTAACTCCTATATTGATAATCAAGCGGGTATGCGTACGTCTGGTGTAGATTTTGCATTAAACGGACGAATTTTAAATAAAATATTTAAGTGGGACTTAGGCATAAATCTTGGTGCCTACAAAAATAAGATCAATAATCTGCCTAACGAAATCTTAACCAGCTATGCCAATGGAACCTATATCACTAGAGTTGGTGAAGCCGCAAATTTATTTTACGGTCAGCGTACAAATGGTGTATATGCTACAGATGCAGAAGCCGCTAGTGCAGGTTTATCGGTTGTAAATGTTGCAGGCGTTTCGGTTCCCTTTAAAGGCGGCGACATTAGGTTTACAGATACCAATGGAGATAAGATTATTAACGCTGCAGATCGCGTGGTTATAGGAGATCCTAACCCGGATATTTTTGGTAGCATTAACAACAGTTTTGGCTATAAAAACTGGACAATGGATGTACTCGTTTCTTTTGTAGCTGGTAACGATATTTATAATTATACCCGCTCAATGTTAGAATCTGGAAGTACTTATTACAACCAAACTGATATTATTAGAAATCGTTGGAGAGGTGAGGGGCAAGTTACAAATGTACCTAAAGCTGCCTTTGGCGATCCAATGGGTAACGCTCAATTTTCTGATCGTTGGATTGAAGATGGCTCATATTTGCGTTTGCGTACAGTAAACTTAACTTATAATGTGCCGGTTAAAACCAAGGCAATAAAGTATGCTAAAATATATGCAACAGCTAATAATCTGTTTACCCTAACAAATTACTTGGGTTACGATCCAGAGTTTAGTGCATCTGGAAGTATTTTTACTCAAGGTGTTGATACCACATTAGAACCACAGTTCAGGTCAGTTCAGTTGGGTGTTAGAATTGGTTTATAA
- a CDS encoding RagB/SusD family nutrient uptake outer membrane protein, protein MDFNKKVIVILAIALLATGSWSCKKITDEAPQDKLDITNAYKNVADADAAVIGIYGQFLGLEKTYILQNELRADLVSVTANADPYLKQLSNHTTTKDNPYADPRPYYNVILNCNDVLKNFKLMLDDRRMSVDDYNKHFSDVGALRSWIYLQLGIQYGSVPYITEPVENVEDVKNLSTFPRISFEELLTRLIDFTEKLPYKEVYAYPTGNPLVITIDGNNTQKIFTCKPFVLGDLYLWNNNYTKAAENYQKIMNVESNNSNINLAFDAYKVGYYLSSPYNDQSVRYGRSQDESTLLTDAGWKTIFSAPNTANVWNSEFLWGLPYNANYKPGNPMIDVCSPLYGKYLIKPSQVAIDNWNAQRQYNGIPYDARGRLSYSTSIVGPEITKLTDNIIPATNFNKVGKWGIYRAGLLHLRFSEAANRDGKGKLGWALLNIGILNTFYVGTRNSAGTAAPVSFDEINTMVTPYAAPYDFDARFNGDYRSPWYRNTGIRNRAGVTALDVSLQNDVTGLEGKLIDEAALELAFEGNRWPDLLRIARRQNNPAFLAERVYQKLLKDGDPNASATRAKLLVPANWYLPFDWK, encoded by the coding sequence ATGGATTTTAATAAAAAAGTTATTGTGATTTTGGCAATAGCCCTGCTTGCAACAGGTTCATGGTCTTGCAAAAAAATAACAGACGAAGCGCCTCAGGATAAACTTGATATAACCAACGCATATAAAAATGTAGCTGATGCTGATGCGGCCGTAATTGGTATTTATGGTCAGTTTTTAGGATTGGAAAAAACCTACATTCTGCAAAATGAGCTCAGGGCAGATTTGGTAAGTGTAACGGCAAATGCCGACCCCTATTTAAAGCAGTTATCAAACCATACCACTACAAAAGATAACCCTTATGCAGACCCGAGGCCTTATTATAATGTAATTTTAAATTGTAATGATGTACTAAAAAATTTCAAACTGATGTTGGATGATCGCCGCATGAGTGTTGATGATTACAACAAACATTTCTCTGATGTTGGCGCCCTTCGTAGCTGGATTTACCTTCAGTTAGGCATACAATATGGCAGCGTTCCTTACATTACAGAACCTGTTGAAAATGTAGAAGACGTTAAAAATTTAAGCACATTTCCACGCATTTCATTTGAAGAATTATTAACGAGGCTAATAGATTTTACAGAAAAACTGCCATATAAAGAGGTATATGCTTATCCAACAGGAAACCCACTTGTAATTACTATTGATGGAAATAACACGCAAAAAATATTTACCTGTAAACCATTTGTTTTAGGCGATTTGTACCTATGGAATAATAACTATACCAAGGCTGCAGAGAACTACCAAAAAATAATGAATGTTGAAAGTAATAATTCAAATATTAACCTTGCTTTTGATGCTTATAAAGTAGGTTATTATTTAAGTTCACCGTACAACGACCAATCGGTTCGTTATGGCAGATCTCAAGATGAAAGCACCTTGCTAACTGATGCCGGATGGAAAACGATTTTTTCTGCTCCAAATACCGCCAATGTATGGAATAGTGAATTTTTATGGGGTTTACCATATAACGCAAATTATAAACCTGGCAACCCGATGATTGATGTTTGTTCACCATTATATGGAAAATATTTAATTAAACCTTCTCAGGTTGCTATTGATAACTGGAACGCACAAAGGCAATATAATGGTATCCCTTATGATGCAAGGGGAAGATTATCTTACAGCACTTCGATTGTAGGGCCAGAAATTACCAAGTTAACCGATAACATTATTCCCGCTACAAACTTTAATAAAGTTGGTAAATGGGGTATTTATCGTGCGGGATTATTGCATTTACGCTTTTCTGAAGCCGCTAATCGTGATGGAAAAGGTAAGTTAGGTTGGGCATTGTTGAACATTGGTATTTTAAATACTTTTTATGTAGGAACTAGAAACTCAGCCGGAACTGCCGCACCAGTATCTTTCGATGAAATAAATACGATGGTTACACCTTACGCTGCGCCTTATGATTTCGATGCCAGGTTTAATGGTGATTATAGAAGTCCTTGGTATCGTAACACAGGGATCAGAAATAGGGCAGGTGTTACTGCGCTTGATGTAAGTTTACAAAATGACGTAACAGGTTTAGAAGGAAAATTAATTGATGAAGCAGCTTTGGAATTGGCTTTTGAAGGTAATCGATGGCCAGATTTATTGCGTATTGCCCGCAGACAAAATAATCCAGCATTTCTCGCCGAACGAGTTTATCAAAAATTATTAAAAGATGGCGATCCCAACGCTTCTGCAACAAGAGCTAAGTTATTGGTCCCAGCGAATTGGTATTTACCTTTTGATTGGAAATAA
- a CDS encoding rhamnogalacturonan acetylesterase: MNLKKTFILSLALLISINLFAQQKTNFKFDFSNGKNQPNYTTANGAGFDFGTSIKKDSSFYFSVDVPEGNYQVNVTLSSTHGTFVKAESRRLMLEDVQTKANEFVTKTFIVNIKDRKINAKESVKLKDRELTKLDWDNKLTLEFDRYVTLKAIELKKVDAQITVFLAGNSTVVNQEDEPWAAWGQMIPRFFKPGVAIANHAESGLTLGSFLGSKRLDKITSIMKPGDYLFVEFGHNDQKDKGANDGAYKSYTERLKLFISRVKEKGGIPVIVTSTARRRFENGKMINTLGDFPDAARKVAADEKVALIDLNQLTTTLFNAMGEDASLKAFVHYPANTFPGQDKALADNTHFNTYGAYEIARCIVEGIKTAKLPMANFLIEPKQKFDPNQPDEFAKWHWPLSLRSSVVKPDGN; the protein is encoded by the coding sequence ATGAATTTAAAAAAAACATTCATTCTAAGCTTAGCTCTACTAATAAGCATAAACTTATTCGCTCAACAAAAAACAAACTTTAAATTTGATTTTTCCAATGGTAAAAATCAACCTAATTATACTACAGCTAATGGTGCAGGATTTGATTTCGGTACCAGCATTAAAAAAGACAGCTCATTTTATTTTTCTGTTGATGTGCCAGAAGGCAATTACCAAGTGAATGTTACCTTAAGCAGTACCCACGGCACTTTCGTGAAAGCCGAATCCAGAAGATTAATGTTGGAAGATGTGCAAACCAAAGCAAATGAATTTGTAACCAAAACCTTTATTGTAAACATTAAGGATAGAAAAATTAATGCAAAAGAGAGTGTAAAGCTAAAAGATAGAGAGTTGACCAAGCTAGATTGGGACAATAAACTCACTTTAGAGTTTGATCGTTATGTTACACTTAAAGCAATAGAACTTAAAAAAGTTGATGCTCAGATTACGGTGTTTTTAGCTGGGAATTCGACTGTTGTAAATCAAGAGGATGAACCTTGGGCAGCTTGGGGTCAAATGATTCCTCGCTTTTTTAAACCAGGCGTTGCCATTGCCAATCATGCAGAATCGGGGCTAACTTTAGGTTCTTTTTTAGGAAGTAAACGATTGGATAAAATTACCAGCATAATGAAACCTGGCGATTACCTTTTTGTAGAATTTGGGCATAATGATCAGAAAGATAAAGGCGCAAATGATGGCGCCTACAAATCATACACAGAAAGGCTGAAACTATTTATTTCAAGGGTAAAAGAAAAGGGTGGTATCCCGGTTATTGTTACTTCAACAGCGAGAAGAAGGTTTGAAAATGGAAAGATGATCAACACTTTAGGCGATTTCCCAGATGCTGCCAGAAAAGTAGCTGCTGATGAAAAGGTTGCTTTAATCGATCTAAACCAATTAACCACAACTTTATTTAATGCTATGGGTGAAGATGCTTCCCTAAAAGCATTCGTTCATTATCCTGCAAATACTTTTCCAGGTCAGGATAAAGCATTGGCAGATAATACCCATTTTAATACTTATGGCGCCTATGAAATTGCCCGTTGTATTGTTGAAGGGATCAAAACCGCAAAGCTTCCAATGGCTAATTTTCTTATTGAGCCAAAGCAAAAATTCGATCCAAATCAACCTGATGAATTCGCAAAATGGCATTGGCCATTAAGTTTAAGAAGCAGCGTTGTAAAACCCGATGGAAATTAA
- a CDS encoding glycoside hydrolase family 28 protein has translation MRKLFILFSLIAISKFTLAQDFVITKFGVKNDSTLLQTKAIQKVIDQAFEKGGGTIVIPKGSYLSGALFFKKKTKLLLQKGAVLKGSDEIKDYPFIPSRMEGTSLTYFAALVNAHQVDGFSINGPGSINGNGLKFWKQFWAGRDSTAKIKRTLTNLEISRPRLVFIWGSNDVKIQNVKFLNSGFWTTHLYQCNNVLIENTDIRSPFAPVKAPSTDGIDIDVCKKVTIKNCYISVNDDAICIKGGKGPDAHLRPENGIVEDILIENCTIGNSHSTLTFGSESIHAKNVIMRNCVVNNNCPILKFKMRGDTFQLFEDITIENITGKSGAVIDLNPWSQFFDLGKSTAKPFGTIKNVTMKNIKVKSNKFGEMNGNPLDLVSNFVFKDIEVTTKNPVLTNKYQDVKFENVMVNGAPLVIKK, from the coding sequence ATGAGAAAACTTTTTATTCTATTTTCATTAATCGCAATCAGTAAATTTACGTTGGCCCAAGATTTTGTCATTACTAAATTTGGCGTTAAAAATGACAGTACCCTACTGCAAACAAAAGCCATTCAAAAAGTAATCGATCAGGCTTTTGAAAAAGGTGGAGGAACAATTGTTATTCCAAAAGGTAGCTACTTAAGCGGCGCTCTATTTTTTAAAAAGAAAACGAAATTACTTTTGCAAAAAGGGGCAGTTTTAAAGGGCTCTGATGAAATAAAAGATTATCCATTTATTCCATCACGAATGGAAGGTACAAGTTTAACCTATTTTGCGGCATTGGTTAACGCACATCAAGTTGATGGTTTTAGTATCAATGGGCCAGGTTCGATTAATGGCAACGGACTTAAGTTTTGGAAACAGTTTTGGGCTGGAAGAGATTCGACAGCTAAAATTAAAAGAACGTTAACCAATTTAGAAATCAGCAGACCTCGTTTGGTATTTATCTGGGGAAGTAATGACGTAAAAATTCAAAACGTTAAATTCCTTAATTCAGGCTTTTGGACTACCCATTTATATCAATGCAACAATGTATTGATAGAAAATACAGATATCCGTTCACCTTTTGCGCCTGTAAAAGCACCAAGCACCGATGGAATTGACATTGATGTTTGTAAAAAAGTTACGATCAAGAACTGCTACATTTCTGTTAATGATGATGCCATTTGTATTAAAGGTGGTAAAGGTCCTGACGCTCATTTAAGGCCAGAAAATGGTATTGTGGAAGATATTTTAATAGAGAATTGCACCATTGGAAATTCACATTCTACCTTAACTTTTGGAAGCGAAAGTATCCATGCTAAAAATGTTATCATGCGCAATTGTGTGGTAAATAATAATTGTCCGATCCTAAAATTTAAAATGAGAGGTGATACTTTTCAGCTCTTCGAAGATATTACCATTGAAAACATCACGGGTAAATCAGGTGCAGTTATCGATTTAAATCCATGGTCTCAGTTTTTTGATTTAGGTAAAAGCACTGCTAAACCTTTCGGTACAATAAAAAACGTAACGATGAAAAATATTAAAGTGAAGAGCAACAAGTTTGGCGAAATGAATGGTAATCCTTTAGATTTAGTTTCGAACTTTGTATTTAAAGATATTGAAGTAACTACAAAAAACCCTGTGCTCACCAATAAATATCAGGATGTTAAATTCGAAAATGTAATGGTAAATGGAGCTCCTTTGGTGATAAAGAAATAG
- a CDS encoding manganese catalase family protein has translation MFYHVQNLINPIVDDQPDPSAANALQEGLGGQFGEMRTMMQYLFQSFNFRGDGIPYLDLIQGIGIEEISHVELITKTISRLLDGAPEYHGGKFDVPGAGGDPVMKMAKEQKNTQHFIHGAQGALPVDSAGNPWSGSYVHNHGNLVLNLMDNLVLESTGRLQKCRIYQMSSNKTLRATVAYLIARDEAHEMAFAKALETLGIDWGKALPIPKFDVSQFPEVKKLIDAGINREQYTFRLDGSQMEKIFQGSAPANDGTELVTLKEPRESFPNSPAPERPEEFAPGLDPELQNLADALNEFKAKTMKDMEDKAGPNPRNKE, from the coding sequence ATGTTTTATCACGTACAAAATTTGATTAATCCTATAGTGGATGATCAGCCGGATCCATCGGCAGCAAATGCGCTTCAGGAAGGTCTCGGTGGCCAGTTCGGAGAGATGAGAACAATGATGCAGTACCTGTTTCAGAGTTTCAATTTCAGAGGTGATGGCATTCCGTACCTTGATCTTATCCAGGGTATAGGAATTGAAGAGATTAGCCATGTGGAGTTAATTACCAAAACGATTTCAAGATTGCTTGATGGTGCACCAGAGTACCACGGAGGGAAATTCGACGTTCCAGGTGCGGGTGGCGATCCAGTGATGAAGATGGCAAAAGAACAAAAAAACACCCAGCACTTTATTCATGGTGCCCAGGGAGCATTGCCTGTAGACTCGGCCGGTAATCCATGGAGTGGTTCTTATGTTCATAATCATGGCAATTTGGTGCTTAATCTGATGGATAACCTGGTATTGGAATCTACCGGTAGGTTACAAAAATGCAGGATCTATCAAATGTCTTCGAACAAGACGCTTAGGGCTACAGTAGCTTACTTAATTGCCCGGGATGAAGCACATGAAATGGCATTTGCAAAAGCACTGGAAACCTTAGGAATAGACTGGGGAAAAGCCTTGCCTATACCTAAATTTGATGTGTCTCAGTTTCCTGAAGTGAAAAAACTTATCGATGCAGGGATAAACCGAGAGCAGTATACATTCAGACTTGACGGCTCACAAATGGAAAAAATTTTCCAGGGCAGTGCGCCAGCAAATGATGGTACTGAATTGGTAACCTTAAAAGAACCACGGGAATCTTTTCCTAATTCGCCAGCTCCAGAACGACCTGAGGAGTTTGCTCCAGGACTTGATCCCGAACTTCAAAATCTTGCAGATGCATTGAATGAATTCAAAGCGAAAACGATGAAAGATATGGAAGACAAGGCTGGGCCAAATCCAAGAAATAAAGAGTGA
- a CDS encoding DUF4142 domain-containing protein has translation MMRLLSLISFRRYFRYTKYIAVLICFSIINVSCHKEDPGGHQMSGKSFSEQAVSMNLLQISTTDRISASTSDSSLVLLAKKRKLQSEEYIAELTRVTDDSGLPLSDMTGADKEKLSRLSQIARNDYGSKWVEMAIESDQELIALHVKAASNTGVENAALRQWASDKLPWILERLKEIQQKRNG, from the coding sequence ATGATGAGATTACTTTCATTAATTTCTTTCAGGCGTTATTTTCGATATACAAAGTACATAGCAGTGCTAATTTGTTTTAGCATTATAAATGTATCCTGCCATAAGGAGGATCCTGGCGGTCATCAAATGTCTGGAAAATCATTTTCTGAACAGGCCGTTAGCATGAACCTACTACAAATATCTACCACTGACCGAATATCAGCATCTACATCCGATTCAAGCTTAGTATTACTTGCAAAAAAAAGAAAACTTCAGTCTGAAGAATACATCGCAGAATTAACAAGGGTTACTGATGATTCAGGTTTGCCATTATCGGATATGACTGGAGCTGATAAAGAAAAACTTAGCCGTTTAAGTCAGATTGCTAGAAATGATTATGGCTCAAAATGGGTCGAAATGGCTATCGAATCAGACCAGGAACTCATTGCACTTCACGTAAAAGCAGCATCGAATACTGGAGTGGAAAATGCTGCACTAAGGCAATGGGCATCAGATAAACTTCCCTGGATTTTGGAAAGATTAAAGGAAATACAGCAAAAAAGAAATGGTTAG
- a CDS encoding cyanophycinase: MKSQKSEVCPCPTGKLIIIGGAENKTEKQKETDLAKGVLKAFIVLCGENPFIEIITTAGEEAVNDTFEEYLACFKSLGAKDAGHIHHDSRPIEDLDVVERIRKADGVFFSGGDQLKLTAIYGGTQLMSVMKERYIHNGLVIGGTSAGAMAMSTPMIYEGTGQREMVAAGVKVTTGFEFLKDVCIDTHFVHRGRFVRMAQVIATNPASIGIGIEEDTAIVIINGRDAKVIGCGVVIIIDGEKSHGSNITSFDNEKKITVKDLRVSILSEGQKFEVPARNPPHL; the protein is encoded by the coding sequence ATGAAATCTCAAAAATCAGAAGTCTGTCCCTGCCCTACGGGTAAATTAATAATAATTGGAGGTGCTGAAAATAAAACGGAAAAGCAGAAAGAAACAGATCTTGCAAAAGGTGTTTTGAAAGCGTTTATTGTATTGTGTGGCGAAAATCCGTTCATTGAAATTATAACGACAGCCGGAGAAGAGGCCGTAAATGATACATTTGAAGAATACTTGGCATGTTTTAAAAGTTTGGGCGCAAAGGATGCTGGCCACATCCACCATGATTCAAGGCCGATTGAAGATCTGGACGTTGTGGAAAGGATTCGTAAAGCAGATGGCGTTTTTTTCTCTGGTGGCGATCAGCTAAAACTTACGGCCATATACGGTGGCACGCAGTTAATGTCGGTGATGAAAGAACGTTACATTCACAATGGCCTGGTGATAGGAGGAACAAGTGCTGGCGCAATGGCCATGTCTACCCCTATGATTTATGAAGGAACCGGCCAGCGGGAAATGGTAGCCGCTGGTGTTAAAGTTACAACAGGTTTTGAGTTTTTGAAAGATGTATGCATAGACACGCATTTTGTACATAGGGGCAGATTTGTGCGTATGGCACAAGTTATCGCGACAAATCCAGCCTCCATTGGAATCGGGATAGAAGAAGATACAGCAATTGTAATTATAAATGGCAGAGATGCCAAGGTAATTGGTTGTGGTGTAGTGATTATCATTGATGGGGAAAAAAGCCATGGAAGCAATATCACTTCATTTGATAATGAAAAGAAAATAACCGTTAAGGATCTTCGCGTGTCAATTTTATCTGAAGGACAAAAATTTGAAGTTCCGGCAAGAAACCCGCCGCATCTATAA
- a CDS encoding CinA family protein has product MHRGSSIGFKLNEQKLTIAFAESATAGHLCADFSLMENAGSFLKGGIICYDAEIKESLLEVDPQLIAKFSPESMEGTREIALGLSKIIPADIHVGITGLTCPGGSESTEKPVGTMFIYACKNSQHIFSERITFSGNKLDIVLATANHFACMLENYLDKES; this is encoded by the coding sequence ATGCATCGTGGTAGCAGTATAGGATTCAAGCTGAACGAACAAAAACTAACTATTGCCTTTGCGGAAAGTGCAACAGCCGGGCACTTATGTGCTGATTTTTCATTAATGGAAAATGCAGGAAGCTTTTTAAAAGGAGGAATAATTTGTTATGATGCTGAAATTAAGGAATCACTACTTGAGGTAGACCCTCAGTTGATAGCCAAGTTTAGCCCTGAATCCATGGAAGGAACACGGGAAATTGCATTAGGACTCTCTAAAATAATTCCCGCTGATATACATGTTGGGATAACAGGTCTAACCTGCCCAGGAGGAAGTGAAAGTACGGAAAAGCCGGTAGGCACAATGTTTATTTACGCATGCAAAAACAGCCAGCACATATTTTCTGAAAGAATAACATTTTCAGGCAACAAGCTTGATATAGTTTTAGCTACTGCCAACCATTTCGCCTGCATGCTTGAAAATTATCTAGATAAAGAAAGTTAA
- a CDS encoding DUF4142 domain-containing protein, translating to MKTTNLNTRRDFLSSSLKGAVLIGAGTSFIGALSTPFEALAQNADATLQAKIAVLGTASLQTSQLALTKATNPEVKLFAKFEAAEQETMGKILKDMGTQVPAPSEEGKAMLTKLQAMSGPAFDKAFMTGQVDTHNKLRRRYLHY from the coding sequence ATGAAAACAACAAATTTGAACACAAGAAGGGATTTTCTTTCATCTTCATTGAAGGGTGCTGTATTAATTGGTGCCGGTACGTCATTTATAGGCGCCCTAAGTACCCCATTTGAGGCACTTGCTCAAAATGCCGATGCAACCCTACAGGCAAAAATTGCTGTATTAGGCACAGCTTCATTACAAACGAGCCAATTAGCCTTAACTAAAGCTACGAACCCCGAAGTAAAGCTATTTGCTAAGTTCGAGGCTGCCGAACAGGAAACAATGGGAAAAATCCTTAAGGATATGGGCACTCAGGTTCCAGCACCAAGTGAGGAAGGAAAAGCTATGCTTACCAAGCTCCAAGCAATGAGTGGGCCTGCTTTTGATAAGGCTTTTATGACTGGGCAGGTTGATACCCATAACAAGCTAAGGAGACGGTATCTGCATTATTGA